A region from the Simiduia sp. 21SJ11W-1 genome encodes:
- the rpsR gene encoding 30S ribosomal protein S18, with the protein MARFFRRRKFCRFSAEGVKQIDYKDLETLKAYVSETGKIVPSRITGTKAKYQRQLATAIKRARVLALLPYTDSHE; encoded by the coding sequence ATGGCACGTTTTTTCCGTCGTCGTAAGTTCTGCCGTTTCAGCGCCGAAGGCGTTAAGCAGATCGACTACAAAGATCTGGAAACCCTGAAAGCCTACGTTTCAGAAACCGGCAAGATTGTTCCAAGCCGTATTACCGGTACCAAGGCTAAATACCAGCGTCAGTTGGCAACCGCGATCAAGCGCGCGCGCGTTCTGGCCCTGCTGCCTTACACCGACAGCCACGAGTAA